The segment GCCTTTCATTCCCTCAAATAAAGCTGAGGCAAAAGCTTCGTGACCAAACAGATGATCATCAAGGAAATAAAGATGTTTTCCAGGTAGTTTTTCTATCTCAGCTAAGGCATCATCAACGGGTTGAGTATAAAAAGATTTTCCTGGTTGATAAAAGGCATCTTTATAGCAAAAATCACAATGATGAGGACAACCACGGGAGACAACAATGGAGTTAGGAACAAGGTAAAGATGTCGCTTAATTAAATCTCGTCTGATGGGGGGAACTCCGACTAAAGTTCTTTCTTGTGAACGGTAAATTTTTTGGGGAGTTCCTCCTCGAAAATCAGCTAAAAATTGTGGCCAAGTATCTTCTCCTGGACCTAGGAAAATCGTATCAGCGTATTGCAAAGCTTCTTCGGGTAATGCAGTAACGTGCAACCCTCCCAACACCACATAAGACCCCCGTTGACGGTAATAATCGGCTAATTGATAGGCTCGGTAAGCTGAGGTAATATAAACTTGAAGAATGACTAAATCGGGGTCTGTGTTAAGATTTAACGGCTCAACGTGCTCATCTTGTAGCTCAATTTCATCGTCTTCATCAAAAAAAGCGGCGATGGTTGCTAACCCTAATGGCGGAAATAAATGATACTTAATTGGTCGCCAAAAGGGACTTAATGCCTCGGTTAAGGCAGGTAAAATCATCTTAACTTTCATGGTAATTTCTAATGACTTAGTTGAACATCATCCAAACTGAGTTCGGGGTTAGGAGTTCCGAGTTAGATCATTATTAACGAGACAATGGGTGTTTCAGACAACTATAGAATTAGACTTTGAGTTTATCCCGAACTCATGTTAATGCAACAAAAAATATTTTTAGGGTAAGCCTTTCTAACTCTATATTTATTTATAACCACTTCTTGAGTCAAAGCGGTCAAAAATTAACAATATTTTAGTATTATTACTCAATAGCTATCTGATTTATTTGAGAGATTAATGCTTTGATTGAGGTAGGAATTAACTCGCTATCTTCCATTGTATCACCCCCAAAAGTTCCAGTTTGTCCATACAATGTTCGTAACATAGTACCAGCTAGACGAGCTTTTAGTAAATAATCAGTATATTCGTGAGGTGATAGCAACATTAATTGCCAGAATCGTTCTTCTTGACTAGCATTTTTAAAAGTTATCTGAAATTCTGCATTATTTTCAAGTTTTTTAACTAACTTATCGGTAATATTAAGAAGCCAAGTTTTTTCATTTTCTCGCAGTTTATTCATGTGTTCATCCAGTTCAGAAAATGAATTAGGAGTCACCACTTTTCCGCCAAGATACACTACATTACTCAGTCCTAAAACACCTAGAAAGCTGTCAGGTAGATTATAAATTTCTAAGGTATTCAATGGTGTTATCAATAGGGAAAAAGCGACTAATAAACTAAAACCGGCCAGTTGCAAACTATAAACATCTAATGTAGAGGTTTCTTGATTATTTCTCAGCAGATCTCCCCACCTAGCTTGTTTTGGCGAAAGTTGATTCCATTCTTCTGCTAAATTAGTTAATCCTTGTTCAAACGCAGTTAACCATTGTTCGTTACGCAGCCAAGTCCAATTTTCAAAAGAAAGTCGTTTGTTGGTGAGGTATAATCCTTTTGAACCAACACTTCCTACGGCACTAATTCCTAAAAGCAGTAGAATATCAGTGGAGAGTCCTCCTAAAATACCCCCTAAAAGCAATCCATAAACCAATTTACCGAGTACCAATAAAGTAAAACAAAAAATTTGTAATTGAGATAAACTAGCTTTACCGTATGCACCAGCCGTTAAGACAACGGGATCACGAGAAATACTACCTTTTTGTAACGCAACAAGACGAACAATCATTTCATAAAACACTAAAACTGTAACAATAGCTAAAATTAAAGACCCCCAAAAGGAACTAATGCGAAAATATCGAGAAGAGACAATACCAGGGGAGTCTAAATTGAGTGTTTTGGTTTGAGAATTAATCGGTAAAGATACTACCATTAGCTTTTTAGTATCCCACCAAAATCCATCAATTTTTGATGAACTTAGCAGAAGTTTTGTTTTGCCAGAATCATCAATATTGGCTTTAATAATTCCTAAGGTTTGTAAGGAGTTGGCACTTTTTTCTTGAAGTAACGCTGCACAATAGGTAATATTAGATCGCTGATCTGAACCATCAATAAAAATAATGGTATCGGTTGTATCGGGTAAAAATTGAAAGCCACTCTCTAGGGTTAAATTTTTCTCAGGGGTAATAATTCTTTGCCAATCTTCAAGAGTAAGCTGGTTACAAAATTGGGGTTGAGTTGCTGTTAAATTGAATGGTTCTACTAAAGGTTCTGCTAGTACACTTATTACAGAAAAAGGTGTTAATATCATTAACATAATAAGTAGCGCGATCGCTATTCCTTTAATTAGAGTAATCATTTATATGGCTGTTAGCAAATTGCACTCAAATTCATTAATATAAGCCGTCTGAATTTGACCTCTTTGATTCGCTTGCCAAATTTTACCACTTTCTAGCTCTAAACAGGTTAACCAACCATCCCCACAAACCCAAGTATCAAGACAAATTCTGTGACCTAAATTAATGGGTTTTCCATTTTTCTGACTCGTATGTCCACAGATCATTGTTTTTCCTGAATAGTGGGGTGCTTGATAGTTAAACTTCTTCCAAAATAAGTCATACTCTGATTGTCTTTTTAAGGAAAGATTCGGATCAAGATTAGCATGGACAAAAATATGATTATCTGTTTGCCAGTAGTCTACACAAAGATTTTGAATAAAATTCCAATGCTCCTCTGGCACATTAGCTAGGGTCTTTTTTCGTCCTAATTTTGAATAAGAATTTAAGGTTTCTCTTCCACCAAACTCCAGCCAAAAACACTCATCAGGATCACTCTGACGTGCTTGTAGCATTTTAATTTCATGGTTGCCTTTGAGGGGAATTAATCGATAATTTTTGTAAAGATTGATTAATTTGTCTAATACGCCTTTACTATCGGGTCCTTTATCAATATAGTCTCCTAAAGTAATTAGGGTATCCTTTGGCGTTAAATGTACTGTTTCTAGTAAGGTTTCTAGCGCGATAGAACAGCCGTGGATATCACTGATGGCTAGTGTTCTCATAGCTTTGCTTTTGTTTTTCTATGATGCCTTTGATCCTATCTTGACTAGGTTAAGGTTTATTTAAGATAGAGAAACTATAGTAAAATTTTTAAGGCTAAGGTAAATCTTTGAACGACTGCTTCACCGCTTAAAATGGCATCCTCTCGATATTGAGTCATCGAACCATCTTGGCGATAAACAAACGCTTGACGATTAATGCGATCGATTAACCATCCTAATTTAACCCCATTGTTTCTATATTCTTGCATTTTTTGTTTAAGTTTACTTAAACTATCAGATTTAGAACGAATTTCAATAACAAAATCTGGCGCAAGATTGAAAAATTCATCCTCTCCCTCATCCCATCCTTGAGGTAATCTTTCCTTCAGAAGGAGGCATAGTAACTAAGGATCCATCAGCATTGCGTTCAAAACGTAATTCGGGGTTTTGCGAACTCATTTGCAGTAATTCCGCATCGCTGATCCTATCAGAAACTGAGACCATAATTTTAGGTTAGGATTATTGTTATTATTCAATTAATTGTACAGATATCATACCGCAACTGCGATACAGCTATACGTTAGAGGGCATCGAAAACTCCTAATCT is part of the Rippkaea orientalis PCC 8801 genome and harbors:
- a CDS encoding metallophosphoesterase family protein, which encodes MRTLAISDIHGCSIALETLLETVHLTPKDTLITLGDYIDKGPDSKGVLDKLINLYKNYRLIPLKGNHEIKMLQARQSDPDECFWLEFGGRETLNSYSKLGRKKTLANVPEEHWNFIQNLCVDYWQTDNHIFVHANLDPNLSLKRQSEYDLFWKKFNYQAPHYSGKTMICGHTSQKNGKPINLGHRICLDTWVCGDGWLTCLELESGKIWQANQRGQIQTAYINEFECNLLTAI
- a CDS encoding Uma2 family endonuclease: MKERLPQGWDEGEDEFFNLAPDFVIEIRSKSDSLSKLKQKMQEYRNNGVKLGWLIDRINRQAFVYRQDGSMTQYREDAILSGEAVVQRFTLALKILL